From Choloepus didactylus isolate mChoDid1 chromosome 19, mChoDid1.pri, whole genome shotgun sequence:
CATGATATGAAGATGTGAGGTAGGGGAACGGGTTTGGGAGAGTTCTGGAAACGAGTTCATTTTTAGACATGTCAAGTTTGAGGTGCTGATTAGACATCCCAGTAGAGATGATGAGAAGGCAGCGAGTCTGGCAATGTTGGGGATGAAAATACAGACTTGAGAGTCCTCAGCTATGATAAGCAGGACTTTAAGACAGCTGCCAAGACCCCAGCTCCCTGGTGTACaatcccttcccctctccttgaGTGTGGGTGAGACCAGTGACTATGATAGACTGACTCTTGTGACattatatggcaaaggtgaagggattttgcaCACATAATTGAAGTTTAATTCCAGGGAATTAAAAGGAAGATCATCCTGGGTGGGCCTGTCCTAAGCAGATGAGCCCTTAAAGTCCTTAACCTGAGGAGGGAGTCTTGAAGCAGCTGATTCTCGCTGGCCTTGACAAAATCTGCTGCCACGTTGTGAGAGGGATGTGGTAAGAAACTGCAAGTGGCCTCCAGGAGTTGAGTGGCACCAGCTGACTGCCAGCAAGAAAATGGTCCCACAATTGCAAGGAACTGAACTCTGCCAACAGCCACGTGGTTTGGAAGAAAACTTTGAGCTCCAGAGAGGAATACAGCCCGGGCAACACCTTAATTGCAGCTTTGTGAGAttctgagcagaggacccagctaagtTGTGCCTAGACTCCTGACCAACGGAAACCGTGAAATacgtttgtggcaatttgttgcATAGCAATACATCAGTGAATATGTATGTCTTTAAAGCCTCGGAACCAAGAAGGGTCAAATAGTACAGGCAAGTGACCTAACGCTGGCAAGGGGTCAGTGACTATATGATTGGAGGGAGACTGGAGTTGAAATCAGTTTCTTCCAGTGGgtcactcccccaccccagctggcAAATGCACAGAACTTGAGTTTCCTTCTCCTTTCAGCCACTAGGTGTCCCCAGAATCCCCATCGGCAGGTCTCTCCACACCTTCCAGAGGTCAGAATCTGAAATTGAAGGAATCTAAGTAACAAGAGAGATGACCTCTCTTGTAGATCTACTTCCATAtggggaaaactgaggcctgCAAAGAGAAGTTTTCCCTAAGGTTGCACAGTGCTCCAGCACTATGTCCCTCCCAGGCATTTTCCGGTCCCCGTTCTGCCTTCCTCTTTGGCCAATCAATAGAAGTTTCTGCACAAGTGTGAACTGATaaacctccctccctctcttccaagGTTGCATTTGAGTGGGACCTCCCCGCTTTGACCAGGGGAGGGCCTGTGAGAGTCAATGGCGTCAGTGGAAAGCTCTAGAATGAGTTTGGGGCTGAGGCTAGAGGTTTCTAATTGATGCTGGTTTACACACTTGGAAAAGGTGGGGCCCTGGGACTGGGGCTGCCGGCAGTGGTTGAAAAGCAGACTTCTCCCAAAGTTGGGGGCATCCGGGGTGCCTAGCTGCAGTAGCTGGGCCAGTGACCCAATTCCCTTTGTCCAGCCCCTTGCAGTCTCCATTGTAGACTGGGTTCTCCAGAAGCAGACACTGAGACTGAGTTTGGGGTGCAAGACGTTTATTAGGGGATCAACACCTgtaaaagaaaaggcagaaagcaGGATTGGGCATGGGAAGAAATCAAACTGCATGCCTGGCAAAGCCCTGGCCACCCTCTTGGGAGTCCTGGTGTGAGTACTGAAACAGCCAGGCCTCATACCTCACCTTGTCCCAGATGCAGGCTGCCCTGGGAAGGTCATGACTTGGGGACGTGGTCCCCTGCAGCAGAGACAGTATCCACTGATCCTCCATCCCACAGTTAGGCAAGTCACTCTTTGCAGGGGTTTCTGGCAGGCACATATTCCTATCTCTCATATCTTTTCAACTCTATCCCCTCTTATAGGATTATTTGCCGTACTGCTTCCAAAACAAGAGACTGAGAGGAAGTAGCCATGGTAATTTCTGCAGGTTCCCAGTCCCGCAAACCTGCTATTGCCGTCTTTCAAAGCTTCTATGGAAATCCCAGTCCCCAAATAATGTCTGCACACCCAGTCTTGGCTCTTGCTGGGGAAGCAGGGGTTTTGTCCGGGTTTAGGATTTCAGTGGATTTGATAGAGGTATTAGGGGAGGGTTGTCATgggacaataaaaaggaaaagcctTGATCTCAGTTTCCAAAACACACTGGTAAGAACCTCAAGGACAGGAATCATCGGGATTTCTGTTGCTCTGTGCTAGTCATTTGGTAAATCTACCTGCAGGCCAACGTGTGCCAGATACTGTGCCAGGTGCAGGAACCAAGCCCCTCTTGTAGGAAGAGGCAGCACCCTGAAGCAGCACTGCACCAGGAGATTGCACCAGGATTTGGGGCCCTGATTCTGACCTTGGCTGCTTGCAGGCCCTCCTACAAGTTGCTTCATCATCCTGATCCTGGGTTTCCTCCTCTGAACAGTGGAGCAATACAACTTACTTTATCCTGTGAAGCAGGTGCTAATCTCATCTCCACTTCACACATATGGAATGAAGTtaacttactcaaggtcacacatgTACTTGGTGGTGGAGCTGGGCTCTGATCCCAGGCAGTGTAGCCCTACGCTGCTTCTTGATCCTTGTGAAGGACAGGGTCAAACTAACCATTTTGGACCAGACCTGCCTGCATACCTGTTTCATTTGGTCCAcgggatttaaaaatatttgagtcagcatttgtttttaaattgagatgATTTGTAGAAACATCCAAATTTCCAGATTCTCCTGAAAAATCTGACCATATGAACTTCCTGGGCTGCATTCCCACAGGGTCACAACTGGTAGGCAGTAAGCAGCGTCCCTCCATcccaccatgaaatgggtcataAAGCCAGTGTCCACCAAGACTGCCTCTCTCATTTATGTTTTCTGCCTCCCTTGCAAGGATGAGTTTGCCATTCTTAATGAAGACCAGGGAGTCCTGGAATAGTGGGGAGTCAGAGGCCTAGAGGGGCCTGGTGCCTGTCCCGGGGCACCCAGCTCTTCCTGCGTGGGGATGACTCGCAGCTAAATCACATGAACTTGAACCAGGCAAACTGTTCACGGAGGGTTGAGGAAAAGCAGACATGCAGAACCACAGGGCAAGGTCAGGGCAAATACACTTTATTCAGTCCTGGCATCAGACTGGCCAAAGTCCTGCTGTGGGTGCCAGTGCCCCAGAGAGAGGGCCCCCTCCCCTCAGCTACGAGACTAGTTCTCCATGACCACAAACAGTGACACCTCTTCACTCACATgacgttttctttttttttttcattgtctttttttgttattgtttttcttaaaaaagagagagaaagagagagagcgcGCGCGAGAAAGGCCCAGAGCCGGAGCACCAAGCTTAAAGGAGGCAGCTGGTGGCTTTGTCAGCGAAGGGAACGCGTGGGGCAGAGACCTGCAGGGACCCTGGACAGGGGTCCCGAAGGACTCTAGGACCGTTTGTTCctgagatttgtgtgtgtgtatgagtgtgtgtgtcaCCCCGGGAGGATGAACACACCGCCGGTGAGATACAGGTAGTGAGGGCAGGGGGAGTGTGGGAGGCCGGAGGGGCGGGGGAGTGGACTGAGCGGGGTAACAGCACCAGGGGCAGGGCCCCAGGGTACCCTGAAGAGGACACAATGTCCTCCTCATCCTCCCACCGCGGCTCTCTGAACCCACCATCTCAATGTCACTGGGCCGGGCCGATGACCCCTCTCAAACTGGCTCTGTTTAACAGGGATTTTCGGGCCACCCTGTCTGCTATCATACCTCCGTCCCCTAGTACCAACGTGCCTGTTTCTTCCAGTGAATGCTGCCGCTGTGGGTATCGAGGAGAACTTGAGTGATAGGAAGGAGGCGGGGAAGGGGACTTTGGCAGGGGCCCTGGTTGGAAGGGTGCCCTGAGGTGACAGGGCGTTTCccgaggggtgtgtgtgtgtgcagaaggCGCAAGGGACCCTGTCCCCAGACTGGTAGGTGTTTTTGTTCTGCATTTTCTTGAGCAGCCCCTTCTCCCCTTGGTAGAGTAAGGAGACGTTTCTGGAGACCAAGATAAGCTGTGGGGAGAGTCACGCAGTCAGGGGTAATGCGCGTGGGTGAGTGTGGGCGACCCGGTAAGAGAAGTGGGGATTTGCCACCGGGAAGAGTTCCAGGCTCCAAACGTATCCTTTCGGGCCAACTAGTCTCTTTCTCCCCCTCTGAGTGCTCCTCCCATTAAGGCAGTGACGCCCGATAGAGTTGAGAGGAGGCTGAGGGCTCCCGCATCTAAGGATTTCTCAGGATCGCTCCCCAACGCTGCCCTTTTTCCCCCAAGCAGCGGGCGGAGGCGTGCGGCTCAACCAgggccagccccctcctcccaagaAGCATTAAGCATGCGCGAGAAGGGGGGCGGGACCCAGCACGCCAGGGGGAAAAGGAGCGCGCCCCTCCCCCCTCCCGTGGGAGGAGCGCGCGGTGCCGCCCAAACGGAGCGCCCACCTAACCGAAAAGcgagggggggggggtgctgaacGAAGGCGGAGGGATTTTGGAGCAAGGGACGGGGCGTGTCCTCCGGCCACGAGGAAGGGCGTGTGCaaaatgggggaggggtgcaggtccgtAGGAGAGAAAAGGGAGGTGAATCGGaggggggctggctgctggtggctgcgcgggagggggcaagatgggtGGGGCTAGGATGTCACAGAATGGGTGGGGGTTGGGTAGCCCTGGGGTGTGTCTGCGGGAGTGGGGCATGTCTGGATCTGAGGGGGGAAGGGCACGTCTAGGAGGGGGGAGGCTGCGCGGAAGATGGGGTGCCAGCCTCGGCCTCCGAGGGGCCCCAATACCTGATTCCTGTATGTAAACAGCTGGTTTGGGGGCGTGCGCGCCCCGCTGACGGTGGGCTCAGTAGGTGAAAACCAGGTCGGCGATGCTAGACGGGCGCCAGTCCCCAGCGATCATCTCGGTAACCTCGGGGGTGCAGTAGTCCGGGAACTCGAAGTGCGACGTACCCGAGGCAGGCGGCAGGTCTGGGTCGCGGTCCAGGGCGGTGCAGTCCAGGCCGGCGGGTCCAGGGGGCAGCCTGGACAGAAAGCCCAGAGGCTCCTCCCCCGACGCCACTGTCTCCTCTTCGCCTTCCTCTGCTGCCAccgcctcctcctcttcctccggCTCCTCGTCCTCCGATGGTGTTGGGGAGGCAGCAGCGGTTGCCGCCCCCTCGCCCGACGGTCCCTGGGCGCGCTCCGCGGGGCCCCGGGCGGCCCTCCCCGCCGGGACCATTCTCCATAGCTCACGCCCGGGGGTCTCCACCAGGCGAACCTCCAGCAGCTCCTCCTCGTCGTCCTCATCGTCGTCCTCGGGCACTGTCGCGCCGCCCCCCAAGGGCCCTCCCGCCGCTCGGCGGCCCCCGCGGCCCGGCAGCTGCGGCCCGGGCTTGAGCCGGCTGCTGCCGCTGCCACCGCCGCCGGGGGGGCGGGGCCGCGCCTTGGCGGGCGCCCCCTTGCTCTTTTTGCGCGGCCGGTACTTGTAGTCTGGGTAATCCGCCATGTGCTTAAGGCGCAACCGCTCCGCCTCCCGCACGAACGGGATCTTCTCCGAGTCCTGCAGCAGCTGCCAGCGGCGGCCCAGGCGCTTGGAGATCTCGGCGTTGTGCATATCGGGCCACTGGTCCATGATCTTTCGCCGTTCGTGCTGCGACCACACCATGAACGCATTCATTGGTCTCTTGATGTGCCCACTCGGGGTCTTGCACCAGCCGGGCTCGCGCGCCCCCTCCTCGGCTGTCCCGGGCCCCGGGGGCGGCGGCCCCCCGTCCCGCTTGGCCCGCGCGCCCCGCTGCTGCACCATCGCGCCTGGGCCCGGGGCCGCTAGACGCCGCCGGGGGCCGTCCGCATCCTCcgcggctgggggtgggggaggaggcagCGGCGACGGAGGGGCGGCTCCGCCCCGCGGCTCAGCCCGGCCCCCGCGGGCTGGAGAGCGAGAAGCTGGGCGCTGGGGCCCAACGGACGGCGCGGGGAGAAGGTCAGCGGCACGGTCTCAGGCGGGCTCGGCGCGCCCCCGCCGCCTCCGGCAAGTTGCGCCCTGCCGCACCCCACACATTGTTTAGCGGGGGCCAAGGAATCGCGCCCCGCGGGCTCTCCTAGCGGCCGCTGCACCACCACGGCCCGCGCGCGCTGCTCCCCgcccagccgccgccgccgccttccAGTGTCTTTCTCCCCGCGCGGCCCCGCCGGCGCGCGCGCCACTCCCTCCCCCCTCGCCGTCTGCGGGCCGCTGCGGCGCGCACGGGGCCGCCCCGTGTAAACACCGAGGTGCCCGGTCGGGCTGCGGCCGGGCCACGCCTCGCTCTCGGGCGGCGCGTCACCGGTTGCTGGGCAGATAACCCGGTATTTGCATCTCCCAATCGCTGGCcgcaggggcggggcggggctcaGACTGCGGGGTTGGGCGGTCTCGCTGCTGGGATTGGGAGAGACGGATGAGGTCGCTTTCTTTTCTTAGGTTGGGGGCTAGAAAGAGAATGGGGACGCCGCGTGCTTCCCATCTGGCTCTCAAAGCTTGTTCCCGCCCCGCGCAGCCTTTGAAATTTTAGCGTATTCAGTGACACCTGCCGGCAGGTAGGACCTCTGTCCCCTCCCCTTTCAGGGGCGTCTTTTCAGACCGTCCCAGAGCAGAATTGGAGGAAGGTAGAAGTAAGGTGCAAGATACAGTTTCTTCAAGCTCTTTAAGGGGCCCAACAGATGCTTCTGGACAGAATAAACGAAtccctttcctatttttttaaaaatctcgtTTAAGGCGCCATAAGAATCTTGAGAAAGACGGGACTGTGAGGCCCACTTTCTAGATATGGAACACCGAGCACGCAGACCAGAACTCGATACGACGTCCGAGCTCTCCCTAATTCAGCGGCGAATGGGCCGGGGACACCTCGCCTTCCGCCTGCCAGCCGAGGATCCCTGAGCTGGACGGCCTCCCAGGCCTGAGGTTAGACGATGCGTGGGTGCCCCATTCCCAGGCCTCACCCTACCCTACCCGGCAGCTAGTCTGGACGCTGGCGGGGACGCGTTGCCCCCTCCCCCGTCCCGGTGAAGCGTGCGCGGGCACGGGGGCGGGGCCAGTCCGGGGGGCGGGGCCAGGATGCCGGCAGGAGTCGCGTGGCGGGGAGGGGCGCGCGCAACCCGCTCCCCACGTGTGAGCCCGCTTGGGCACCGCGGGGCTTGGTCCGCCCCCGGGGGAGGTCACCTTCATGGCGTCGCGGGCCCGAGCGATAGGAGGGGGTGCTGGGGCCCCGCTCCGCGGGATGAGGAACCGGGAGGGGTCGGATTAGGGTCCCGAAAGTCCCTTTCTTCTGGGGCGCGGCGGGCACTGTCCTGGGCGGGAGGTGCGTGCCTCCGACCGCAGGACTCACCCGCTCCCGGCAGGCAAAGGCTGAGAGCGAAGCCGGAGGGTGTAGGGCTGGGGGAAGGGCTGAAGTGCGGCTCCGGAGACGCTGGGGGCGGGATGCTGCTCTCTGTGCCCGGGACGGTAATTGGAACATCCCGGACGGGAGGGGGTGACTCTTAAAGGCACAAGGCGGCTGGAAGAAGGAGCAGGCTGTACTGCATAAATGGCCCCTCCGCCGATTTATTCCATGCTGAGCCCTGGAGATCTGTCTTCGCAGTTCCAGCTTTCCCAGCTGCAGCCAGGAAGACCGAAGAGCATAGTGGCTCAATTCCCGATGGAGTCAGACTTCCTGTGTTCCTATCCCGATGGTTCCTTTTATTTAtccttaaaatggggataatgtagTAGTCTCTCCCGTGTACGgttgttttgttttacagattAAACAGGATGATGGGTGTACACATCGCTGACACTTAGTAAATGCGTAATTCAATACTAGTTATCTGGGACTAGATTTCCCTGTAGGTACCGAAGGCACAAGCAACAGAGCAACACCaacataatgagaaaaaaaatgtggcGGGGTGGAAATGGATGTGACATTTCAAAAAAGAGAGCAAAGTTGGGATCTTGGAGGAAATAAAAGCTTTCTTGAATTTTCTAACACTTTAACACTTTTCCCATTTAATATCCGTTTTAAGTGACCTATGATGGGCTTGTCATCTTTTCATTGCTTAGGGCCCCTCAAAGATCTTATTCTGGCCCTGAGCtgctattgttgttattg
This genomic window contains:
- the SOX12 gene encoding transcription factor SOX-12; translation: MVQQRGARAKRDGGPPPPGPGTAEEGAREPGWCKTPSGHIKRPMNAFMVWSQHERRKIMDQWPDMHNAEISKRLGRRWQLLQDSEKIPFVREAERLRLKHMADYPDYKYRPRKKSKGAPAKARPRPPGGGGSGSSRLKPGPQLPGRGGRRAAGGPLGGGATVPEDDDEDDEEELLEVRLVETPGRELWRMVPAGRAARGPAERAQGPSGEGAATAAASPTPSEDEEPEEEEEAVAAEEGEEETVASGEEPLGFLSRLPPGPAGLDCTALDRDPDLPPASGTSHFEFPDYCTPEVTEMIAGDWRPSSIADLVFTY